The following proteins come from a genomic window of Lolium rigidum isolate FL_2022 chromosome 5, APGP_CSIRO_Lrig_0.1, whole genome shotgun sequence:
- the LOC124656897 gene encoding DNA-dependent metalloprotease SPRTN-like yields the protein MGLGADPDDDGENPDVWQLFRHYDKLYFRGVLVDAGFSVEWSQPRMKTISSFGSCSFGESNTITLYEPILKYRTNADLKNALLHLMIHAFLSVKCDAKGIWGHGPAFRGWMHALNTCSIDDRMRPTCGYCITTTHDFSPEKCGSMQGFWWKCESCGVTLLRAKKLGPPSDSCCIENVSQDATCGNMLCNWHNHKVDCGGTYVVTKSPETPGQQMVQKGRRGFLTEMSEMLRSQGATQESDSDEVQENLTVAKLKAEGKLLSQVGGRNARSPGSSSSKKASKSNMPEDFQKPIVLPATPRRKFVQQIPEYSQRTFVQPAVSQSKLKQSSRAAPERPKTRSKTSNPARKKEYACVSVWANIYESECSSGSAEPLVNKRTERRKRERERAVQITYSRSRKRIASGISSIKAQPAEEEISSQQTKSPPQSQCLKFILINAANKVVTQDPGDQFKAPAPRKGIVIAPPADQVTTQTPKGRSQPQVQRMDIVTPPADLAMTQTHGDLSVPSRRMDIAAVPPADKVMTRAPADQSQLPAPCSIANDQVVPPRSAGPLSLTPSNPSSSPDVIDISDDD from the exons ATGGGGTTGGGGGCGGATCcggacgacgacggcgagaaCCCGGACGTGTGGCAGCTCTTCCGGCACTACGATAAGCTCTACTTCCGCGGCGTGCTCGTCGACGCCGGCTTCTCCGTCGAGTGGAGCCAGCCGCGAATGAAGACCATCAG TTCTTTCGGATCATGTTCCTTTGGAGAGAGCAATACAATAACTCTCTATGAGCCAATTCTGAAATATCGCACAAATGCTGATCTGAAGAACGCCCTTCTGCATCTGATGATTCATGCATTCTTATCTGTGAAGTGTGATGCTAAGGGCATCTG GGGCCATGGTCCTGCTTTCCGTGGTTGGATGCATGCTCTCAACACTTGCTCCATTGATGATCGCATG AGACCAACTTGTGGCTACTGTATTACCACCACCCATGATTTCAGTCCGGAGAAATGTGGCAGTATGCAGGGTTTTTGGTGGAAG TGTGAATCTTGTGGGGTTACACTTTTGAGGGCCAAGAAGCTGGGGCCTCCATCTGATTCCTGCTGTATTGAGAATGTTAGCCAAGATGCAACATGTGGCAACATGCTTTGCAACTGGCACAA CCACAAGGTGGACTGTGGTGGTACATATGTGGTGACCAAATCACCAGAGACACCAGGTCAACAGATGGTTCAAAAAG GTAGGCGGGGGTTTCTGACCGAAATGTCCGAAATGTTGAGGTCACAAGGAGCTACACAAGAATCAGATTCAGATGAAGTTCAGGAGAATTTGACTGTGGCAAAACTAAAGGCAGAAGGCAAGCTTCTCTCTCAAGTGGGCGGCAGGAACGCAAGATCACCAGGTAGTAGCTCCTCAAAGAAGGCAAGCAAGAGTAATATGCCTGAAGACTTTCAGAAACCGATTGTTTTGCCTGCAACCCCTCGGAGAAAATT TGTT CAGCAAATTCCTGAATACTCTCAGAGAACATTTGTTCAGCCAGCTGTTTCTCAAAGTAAACTGAAGCAATCAAgccgtgctgcgccggagaggccaaAGACGAGAAGCAAAACTAGTAATCCTGCTAGGAAAAAGGAGTATGCTTGCGTGAGTGTGTGGGCAAACATCTATGAATCGGAATGCTCAAGTGGATCAGCCGAGCCGCTTGTAAACAAAAGAACAGAGCGAAGGAAACGAGAAAGAGAACGCGCAGTTCAGATAACCTATTCGCGGTCAAGGAAGCGAATTGCCAGTGGAATCAGCTCCATCAAGGCAcaacctgctgaagaagaaaTCTCATCTCAACAAACCAAGTCACCACCTCAATCTCAATGCTTGAAGTTCATTCTTATCAATGCTGCTAACAAGGTGGTGACTCAAGACCCTGGAGATCAGTTCAAGGCACCAGCTCCCCGCAAGGGCATCGTTATTGCCCCTCCTGCAGACCAGGTGACGACTCAAACCCCTAAAGGTCGGTCCCAGCCACAAGTTCAACGCATGGACATTGTCACCCCTCCTGCGGACCTGGCAATGACTCAAACCCACGGAGATCTGTCTGTTCCATCTAGGCGCATGGACATTGCTGCTGTCCCTCCTGCTGACAAGGTGATGACTCGAGCCCCTGCCGATCAGTCACAGCTACCAGCCCCGTGCTCCATCGCCAATGATCAGGTGGTTCCACCTCGTTCAGCTGGTCCACTCAGTTTAACTCCTTCAAATCCAAGCAGTAGCCCTGACGTGATAGACATTTCTGATGATGACTGA